TGGCGGCGGAGGGCATGCGCCTGAACCAGGATCCCTTGCCCCTGTTGCTCGACGTGACCCGGCTGGCCTCGCGGATCGGGGACAGGCGCTTGTCCGGCGTCGACCGGGTGGAGGCGGCCTATCTACGCTTTGTTCTGTCGCAACCGGACATGCCCTATGGGCTGGTGCGGTCCGGCTTCGGCTACCTGCTGCTCGATCGCGCGGGGTTGCAGCCGCTCTGCGATGCCGTGGCCGATGAAACGATCTCCTGGGGGCGTCCGGACCTGTTGTCCCGGCTGGCGCGCCACCGCTCCAAGGCGCGCGCGGGGGTCGAGACGACCTTGCGCGCGCTCTCCATCGCGCGGGCGCCGCGTTCGGGGCTGGGCCGGATGCTGCGCAAATGCCTGCCCGACGGGGCCCATTACCTGAACGTGGGCGAGACGAATTTCGATGGCCCGGTCGCGATGGCCCTGCGCGGTCTGCGCCGCAGCTGGATCGACATGGTGCTGCATGACACCATTCCCTGCGACTTTCCCGATCTCGTGACCCCGGCCTCCGCCGCGCGGTTCGACAAGCGCCTGCGCGCGATGCGCACACATGCGGATCGGATCATCACCGCCACCTGGGCCGTGCAACAGGCCGGGTGCCGCCACCTGGGGCTTGGATCGGAGGACGCGCGCTGGTGCGTGGCGCCCTTCGGGCTCGACCTGCCGGAGCCCGACGCCAAGGCCCCCGCCCGGCACGGGCTGACCCGGCCCTACATGCTGGCGCTGGGGACGTTGGAGCCGCGCAAGAACATCACCTTCCTGCTGGAGATCTGGCGGCAGGCAACCGCCACGGGCAGCGCCATGCCGGACCTCGTTCTCTGCGGTGCGCGCGGCTGGTATCCGGCGAAGGTCTTCGCCGCGCTGGACGCCGACCCGCTGCGCGGTGTTCATATCCACGAGATCAACGATGCCCTGGATCCGGAAGTCGCGGGCCTGATCGAAGGGGCCGAGGCGCTGCTGTTTCCCACCGTGGCCGAAGGCTTCGGCTTCCCGCCGCTGGAGGCCATTGCCCTGGGCGTGCCGGTGATCTGCAGCGATCTGCCCGTGCTGCGCGAGACCCTCGGGGCCTTGCCCGTTTACGTGGCCCCCGGGGACAGCTACGCTTGGACATCAAAAATTAAGCAAGGTTGTGCAAAACCGGATCCGACCGCTGTGGAGGCCCTGCTGGACCGGTTCACCTGGGAGCAGCACTTCGCCCGGGTGTTCGGCTGAGCGCAGCCAGAAGCGGTCGCAGAGGCGATGACGAGGCACCGAACCGCGTGAGCGTGATCGAACAGTACAAGAGGCGCCTGCGGCGCAAGCGCTTGCTCTGGCGCGGCTTTCGCCGCCGACGCCAACTGACGGTCGTTGAAAACCGCACGGGCGAGATCGGCGCGTCCGACATCCTCGCCTTCGTCACCCTGCGCAACGAACGCATCCGCCTGCCCTACTTCCTGGATTACTACCGCAAGCAGGGGATCGACCACTTCCTGATCGTCGATAACGGCTCCGACGACGGCTCCACCAGCTACCTGGCGGATCAGCCCGATGTCTCGCTCTGGTCCACGCCGGACAGCTACCGCCGGGCGCGCTACGGGGTGGATTGGCTGACCTGGTTGCAGCGGACATACGGCCACAAGCACTGGTGCCTGACCGTGGATGTGGACGAGTTCCTGATCTATCCCTTCTGCGAAACCCGGCCCCTGCGCGCGCTCACCGACTGGATGGAGGCGTCGCGGCTGCGGGCGCTGCCTGCGATGCTGCTCGACCTCTATCCCAAGGGGCCGCTGGACAGCGTGACCTACCGCGAGGGGCAGAATCCGCTGGAGCTGGCCTGCTGGTTCGACAGCGGCAATTACACGATTTCGCAGAATCCCGAATTCGGCAACCTGTGGATCCAGGGCGGGCCGCGGGCGCGCACCTTTTTCACCGACACGCCGGAGGCGGCGCCGGCGCTCAACAAGATCCCGCTGGTGAAATGGGATCGCAGCTATGTATATGTGGACAGCACCCATATGCTGCTGCCCCGCGGCCTGAACCGTGTCTACGAGACCGGCGGGGGGGAGCGGATTTCGGGTTGCCTGTTGCACACGAAGTTCCTCGACACCTTCGTGGCCAAATCCGCCGAGGAGGTCGTGCGCCAGGAACATTACGCCAAGGGCCGCGAATACAAGGCCTATGCCGAAACGCTGACCGAGCAGGGCGCGCCATCGCTCTGGACCGAGATGTCGGAGCGATACGTCTCCTGGCGGCAGCTCGAAATCCTGGGCCTTCTGTCCAAGGGCAACTGGGCATGAGCGCGCCGGTCAAACTGGGCTTTGTCATGCTTGCCCATGCGGAGCTGGGCCGTGTCGAGCAACTTGCGCGCTACTTCGCGAGCTTCGACTGCCCGATTGTGATCCATATCGACCGCAAGACCCCGCAGGGGGACTTCACCGCGCTGCAGACCCGGCTGGCGGATCAGCCGCTGGTGCACCTGATGCGGGTGCATTAATGCGGCTGGGGGCTCTGGTCCATGGTGGCCGCGACCCAGGACGCGGCACAGATCCTGCTCGACCGGTTTGCGCAGGTCACCCATGTCTCGCTGGTCTCGGGCGATTGCCTGCCGCTGCGTCCGCTCGACCGGCTGCTCGATTTCCTCGGCGCGCGCCCGGACACGGATTTCATCGAATCGGTTACCGTCTCGGACGTGCCCTGGACCATCGGCGGCCTGCAGCAGGAGCGTTTCACGCTGCGCTTCCCGTTCTCCTGGCGGACCCGGCGCAAGCTCTTCGACAAGTATGTCGAGATCCAGCGCCGTCTGGGCGTGCGCCGCCGCGTGCCCAAGGGCCTGGTGCCGCATCTGGGCTCGCAATGGTGGTGCCTGACCCGCCGCAGCCTGGAGGCGATCCTCGAAGACCCCCGACGGGCGGAGTTCGAAGGCTACTTCGCCCGCGTCTGGATCCCGGACGAGTCCTACTTCCAGACCCTCGTGCGTCGGGTCTCCACGCAGATCGAAAGCCGGTCTCTGATGCTGTCGAAATTCGACACCCAGGGCAAACCCTTCGTGTTCTACGACGACCATCTCGACCTGGTGGGCCAGTCGGACTGCTTCCTGCTGCGCAAGGTCTGGCCCCGGGCCGACAGGCTCTATGCGCAACTGCTCGACCCCGCGCTGGGCGCGCCCGAGCAAGGGCCGAGCGACCCGCACCGGATCGAGCAGACCTTCGAGGAGGCGATGCAGCGCGGGCGCGAAGGGCGACCCGGGCTCTTCATGCAGAGCCGCTTTCCCAGCGATACCTGGCAGTCGGGCAAGACCGCCGCCCCCTATTTCGCCTTCCAGGGCTATGACGAGGTGATCGAGGGCTTCGCGCCCTGGCTCGCCCAACGCAGCGGCGCGCGGGTTCACGGGCATCTGTTCGACTGGACCGAGGTGCAATTCGCCGAGAGGGTGCGGTGTTTCAATGGCGGTCTGTCGGATGCGGTCAGCCTGCGGGATTACAACCCGCAGGCCTTCCTGACCAACCTGATCTGGAACAGCCGCGGGGAGCCCCAGTGTTTCCAGATTGCCCCCTATGACCGGCAGGACCTGAATGACTACATGATGTGGGACCCCAACGCCCATATCTCGATCATCACCGGGGCCTGGGCGTTGAAACTTTTCCGGTCGGACCTGCCCTTCCGCGATGCCAGGCGGGAGGCGGCCTGGATGCAGAAGGTCGAGGACCACTTCCTCGGCCAGCTGCGCCGCCGGGGCCTGCCTAGTCGGGTGCGTGTCACCTCCCTGGCGGAGTTCGTGGCCGACCCGGTCGGGCAGCTTCAGGACGTGCTCGACCAGATGACGCCGGTGTCCCAGCGCCGCCTCGCTGCGCCCCCGCCGCTGGTCGATCTGGCGGGGTTCGGCGGCTTCCTGCAGGCGCTCAAGAACGCCGGGATGAAGCCCTACCTGACCGGAGATTTCCCGCTCGACACCGCGGGGCTCGGGCAGCCGACGACGCCCGCCAAACCCTATCTGGTGACTTGACCCGCCATGCCCGATCGCTTCGACTATTTCGTGATCTTCGCCGGGATGCGCACCGGTTCCAACTACCTGGAGCGGAACCTCAACGCCGCGCCGGACTTGCGTTGCTACGGCGAGCTCTACAACCCCTATTTCATCGCCCATGAGGGGCAGGAGTCGTTCCTCGGCCTCACCCTCGCGCAGCGCGAGGCCGACCCGGACGCCCTGATCGCGCGCATCCGGGAAGAAACCGTGGGCCTGCCGGGGTTTCGGCTGTTTCACGATCATGACCAGCGGGTGCGCGACCGGGCACTTGCCGACCCGCGCGCGGGCAAGATCATCCTGACGCGCAATCCACTGGACAGCTATGTCTCCTATTGCCGGGCGCTGGCGTCGAACCAGTGGGTGCTCACGGACGCCAAGGGCCAGATCGACACGCCCGCCATCGATTTCGACGGGCCGGGATTTGCGACTTTCCTGGCGGATCAGACCGATTACTTCACCGCCGTGCGGCAAGGGCTGGCCCGCGCCGGGCAGACCGCGCTGACCCTGCGCTACGAGGATCTGCAGCAGATCGAGGTGATCAATGGCGCGCTGGCCTATCTGGGCTCGCCTCACCGGCTTGCACGCCCCGAACGCACACTGAAACGCCAGAACCCCGAACCGTTGGAGGGGAAGGTGACGGATATGGCGGTCCTGCGCGCGGCGGTGGCGGGGCTCGACCCGTTCGGGATCGACCATCTGCCCCCCTCCGCGCCGCCGCGCGGACCCGCGGTGCCCAGCTATGTCGCCTGTCCCGACACGGGGCTGCTCTATCTGCCCATGGCGGGGCCGGAGCCCGACCCGGTGCTGGCCTGGATGGCCGCGCTGGACGGGGTGCCCAAGGACGCACTGATCACGGGTATGCGCCAGAAAGACCTGCGCGCCTGGCGCCAGGCGCATCCGAACGCACGCTGTTTCACGGTGCTGCGCCATCCCGTCGCCCGCGCCCACACGGCCTTTGTCACCCGTATCCTGCCCAGCGGATTGCAGGCCTATGCCGAGTTGCGCCATGGGTTGATCGCCGCCTACAAGCTGCCCCTGCCGGAGCATTTCCCGGCCGACGAGGTGGACCCGGACCGGATCGGCAAGGCCTTCCTGCGATTTCTGAAGTTTCTCAAGCCCAACCTGGCGGCCCAGACCAGCCTGCGGATCGACCCGTCCTGGGCGGCGCAGATGACGGTGCTGCAGGGCATGGCCCAGGTCGCGATGCCGGATGTGATCCTGCGCGATGGTCCGACGCTGCAGACGGATCTCGCGGGTCTCGCCGCGCGCGCCGGGCGCCCGGCACCGGACGTGCCGGTGGTTTTCGAGACTGGCAATCTCGGCGCGCTATATACACCGGACATGGAAAAAGCCGCGCAGGCGGCTTACGGTGTGGATTACGCCAGTTTCGGGTTCGGCCCCTGGACGCCGACAAAGGCCTGAGCCGGGCAGGCTCAGGCGGCGCGGGTGCTCTCGCTTTCGGTCAGAACCGTATAGAGCGTGCTTGGATCCCCATTGGCCCGCAGCTTGGCGCAGATATTCGGGTCGCGCAGGGTCCGCGACACCAGCGCCAGCGCCTTGAGATGCGCCACGCCGCTGTCTTCGGGTGCGAACAGCCCGAAGACCAGGTCCACGGGCTGCCGGTCGACCGAATCGAAGGGCAAGGGTTTGTCGAGGCGTACGAACACACCGACCACCCGGTCGATGTCACGGAGCCGCGCATGGGGCAGGGCCACGCCGTGGCCGACCCCGGTCGGCCCCAATGCTTCGCGCTCCTGAAGGGCGTCCACGGCATTCACCGGACACACCCCGTACGCATCGCAGACGATGTCGCTCAGCTCCTGCATCAAGCGCTTCTTGCTGCTCAGATGCCCGATCACCTTCACGGCTTCCGGCACGAGCAAATTCGATAAATCCATTCCGATCGCTCTTGTCTCCGCCGTGTCACTTGGCGGGGTTAGCTGTCCATCTTGGTATCGATCCAGCCGATGTTGCCGTCATCCCGGCGATATACGACGTTGATCCCACCGTGTCCCTCATTGCGAAACACCAGTACGGGTGCCTCGGCCAGTTCCATCTGCATCACGGCCTCCCCGACCGAAACTGACGGAATGGTTGTCTCCATTTCGGCGACAATGATTGGTTGCAGGGTCTCCGGCTCATGCTCATCGGACCCCTCCGAGCCATCGAGGATATAGGTAGACGCGCCGGAAAGTGCAACGGGTTCGGTGCGGTCCCGGTGATGGTTCTTCAACCTGCGCTTGTATCGGCGCAGCTGTTTCTCCATTTTCTCGCTGCATTTGTCGAAAGCGGCATAGATTTCGTGGGCCGAGGCCTTGGCTTGCGCGGTCAGTCCGGTGGACAGGTGCACCGTGGCTTCACAGACGTGATTATAGGCGTCCTTGGAAAACACGACATTGGCATCTGTCGGCCGCTCGGCATACTTGCCCACAACCTCCGAGAGTTCCGCTTTCACGTGGCGCTGCAGAGCCTCGCCGATGTCGATCTGTTTTCCGGTGATTTGGTAGCGCATAGTGCCTCCCTGAGTGCGCAAGCGGCGCCGGTCCGGTTATCCGGAGCAGAAACAGCCACTTGCAAGAAGTGGGATTACCCGGATGATATCATCCGGCCGCGCATCCGGGCCGCGGCGTTCAGCCGTTTGCGGTCGTAGGATGACGGGATGTTCAAGCATCCCCTGTATTTGGCGACAGTTCGGCGGGCGATGTCAACGCCCTCCTTTTTCAACCTCTGCGCTATTTCGCCATCGGTGAGAACCGCGTCTTCGGATTCGGCGGCCACGAGTGCGGCGATCCGGCTCTGAACCCCGTAAGCACTGGTCGCAGCGCCCGTTTCCGGGCCTAAACGGGCAGAAAAGAACGCCGACAGGGGAATCACGCCGCCCGCATGGGCCAGGGTCTTGTCTGCGACAGCACGCCCCACCGTGGCCGCGTGCAGACCCAGCCGTGCGGCCAGTACCTCGCGGGTCAGAGGGCGCATCGCTGCCCCCCCTTCGCGAAAGAATCCGCTCTGGTAGTCCACCAGGAAGGCGACGATCCGTTCCAGCGCGTTGGCCCGGTAGCCAAGCGCCCGGTGCAGCGCTTCTGCCTCTGCCCCGTAGCGGGCCAGTGCCGTATCGGCTGCTTCGCGCCTGGCGGCGGCCATCAGTTCGGGGTCGAGGGCCAGGTCGCTCTGGCGGCCGCGCAGCACCCGGATCTCGGGGCCCGCGCCGTCGGGGAAATGCACCGCCACGTCGGGCGCGCTGACCTGCGGCGTCGGGCTGAAACGCTGGCCGGGATAGGGGCTAAGCTCCGGCAGCAGCCGGATCACCGCGCCCAGATCCTCTGCCGGGATGCCGGTGCGGCGGGCGGCGCGGGCGACATCGCTGCCCACCAACAGGTCGAGCACCTCTGTCGCCCGGGCGGCGACCGCCGGGGCAATCCCCTTGTCCACCAGTTGCAGGCGCAGGCATTCCGCGAGGCTTCGCGCGCCCACACCCACAGGCTCGCAGCCCTGCAGCGCCGCGAGGCCCAGCAGCACCGTCGCCTCGTCCAGGGCGCATTCCTGGGCGATCTCGGCGGGCGTGCTGTCGAGGTATCCGGTTTCCGTCAAGGACCAGCTCAGGGCGAGGGCCGCCTGGTGGACTGGCGGCGCCAGGCTCATCAGCCCGAGTTGCGCCCGCAGGTGATCGCCGAGGCTGACCTCGGCCACGGTGGTGTCCAGCGCCACCTCGTAGGCGGTGGCCTGTGCCGCCGGCGGCGGGCCGGGGCGGCGCAGGCTCAGGATCGGGTTTTCCTCCGCCTGCCGCACCAGCAACTCTTCCAGCGCCGCGGCGGACATCCGCAGCACCGACAGGGTCGTGCGCATTTCCGGCGTCAGGGTCAGGCGTTGTTGCTGCCGGAGCGTCAGCCCCTCCCGGTGCCGCATCGCGCGCCTCAGGTCATCGTGAAGGTGTTGCCGAGATAGACCCGACGGACGTTTTCGTCGCGCACGACCTCGTCCTTGGTCCCGCTCATCAGGACTACCCCGTCATGGAGGATATAGGCCCGGTCCACGATCTCCAGGGTTTCGCGCACGTTGTGGTCGGTGATCAGCACGCCGATCCCACGGGTCTTGAGCTGGGCGACCAGCGCCCGGATATCGCCCACGGCGATCGGGTCCACCCCCGCGAAAGGCTCGTCCAGCAGCAGGTATTTCGGATCCGCGGCCAGACAGCGCGCGATCTCCACCCTGCGCCGCTCGCCGCCCGACAGGGCCAGGGCCGAAGTGCGGCGCAGGTGCTCGATGTTGAACTCGGCCAGCAGCTCTTCCAGCCGCTCCATCCGGGTGGTCCGGTCCCGCGTGTTGACCTCCAGGATGGCGCGGATGTTGTCCTCGACGCTCATCCCGCGGAAGATCGACATTTCCTGCGGCAGATACCCGATGCCCAGCTTGGCGCGGCGATACATCGGCAGGAGCGTCACATCGCGCCCGTCGATCGACACGATCCCGGCTTCCGGCGCCAGCAGCCCGGCGATGGCGTAGAAACAGGTGGTCTTGCCCGACCCGTTCGGACCCAGAAGGGCCACCGCTTCGCCGCGCGTGACCTCGAGGCTGACGTCGCGAATGACCGGGCGGCGCTTGTAACTCTTGCGCAGGTTGCGCACCCGCAGCCCCGGGGTGCCGTCGGTCACCGACAGGTCCGGTCCGTCCGCGCTCATTCCGGCTGCAGGACGGTGCGGACGCGCCCCTCCATCTCGCCGATCCCGGTCAGCAGGTCCACCACCAGCGCGTCCCCCGCGATCACCACCGGACCCTGGCTCAGCAGCACGTCGCCGCTCAGCCGGATCTCGTTGCTGGCGGGGGTGTAGACGGCACTCTGGCTCTCGGCGGCATCGGGTCCGCTGACCATCAGGACATTGCCCTCGGCGCGCACCTCGCGGATCTCGCTGGCGGTGGTGTCGCTCCCGGGGTCGTAGCTGACGGTCACCTCGTCCGCCTCCAGCCGCAGCGCGCCTTGCGTCACCTGGACATTGCCGGAGAACACCGCGCTGCCGTTCTGCTGGTTCACCGACAGGCTGTCCGCGTCGATCTCCACGGGCGCGTCGCGGTCCACCCGGGCTGTTCCGAGGGCCACCTGGGAGCCTTGCGCCCAGACCGGCGCGGGCAGGGGGAGGCCGAGGCCCAGGGCGAGTGCCGTGCACATCGCGATGCGTCTGAAATCCACCATGCGGCCTCCGAAATCACTGGGGGGTATATACCAGCTTCACCCCGTCTGTGAACACCACCTCCCGGTTGCCGGTCGCGGCGTCGGGCTGCATCCGTGCCCGCCCGGCGCTCAGGGTCAGCCCGGGGCCGAGCACGATCACGTCGCTCGTGGTCTCCCCCCATTGGCCGTCCAGCCGCACCTCTGCCCCTTCGGTGCTGAGCGTGTAACCGTCGGTGCGCGACAGCCGCAGTCCGCCCTCGATGCGGACCGTGCGGCTGGCATTGTCCATCACGCCCTCTGCGCCGCGAATATCGACCTGAAGCCCGTCATTCTGCAAGATGCGTCCGGTGATCTCGCTGGCCATGAACCGGTCCGGATTGCCGATATCGGGCCGGGCGCTCTCGGCGGTGAACCGTGCGAGCGCGCCGCTGTCCAGAACCGTCTGGTAGCGCGGGCGCAGGATGCGCTGGCCCTCGACGATTTCCTCCAGCTCGATATCCGAGAAGGGGATCGTCTGCTCGCCATCCTGCACGCCGGACAGCAGGAACAGGCTCGACAACAGCCCCAGCGCCAGCAGCGGCAGGACGATCTTCGCCGCCAGGACAAACTGCGAATAGCGGTTGTCGGCGCGCGGCATGGCTCAGCCGATCCCGGCCCGCAGACAGTCATGAATATGCAGGAACCCGGCAGGCGCCTTCGGCCCGTCCTCAGGCACCACGAACAGACAGGTGATCTTGCGCGCGTTCATCACCGCCACGGCTTCTTCGGCCAGGGCGTCGGGGGTGATGGTCAGGGGATCGCGGGTCATCACGTCGCCCGCCGCGAGCCCCAGCAGCCCGTCCATGTGCCGCCGCAAATCCCCGTCGGTGATCACGCCCGTCAGCAGCCCGTCCCGGGTCACCCCGACCACGCCGAAGCCCTTCTGGCTGATCTCCAGCAGGGCGTCGCCCATGGCGGCGTCTTCGGCGATCAGGGGCAGCTCTGTGCCCCTGTGCATCAGATCCCCGACCTTGGACAGCCGCGCGCCCAGCTTGCCGCCGGGGTGGAAGTCGCGGAAATTCTGGGGGCTGAACTCGCGATGCTCCATCAGGGCCACCGCCAGGGCATCGCCCAAGGCCAGGGTCATGGTGGTCGAGGTGGTGGGCACGATGCCGGTCCCGCAGGCCTCCGGCGCCTTCGGCAGCACCAGCGCCACGTCGGACTGGCGCAACAGCGTGCTGTCGGGATTGCTCGCCACCCCGATCAACGGAATGCGGAACCGCCGCGTGTAGGCCACGAGATCCGCGAGCTCCGGCGTCTCGCCTGAGTTCGACAGCACCAGTACCACGTCGCCCGCCGCCATCATTCCCAGATCGCCATGGCTCGCCTCGGCGGGGTGGACGAAATGCGCAGGCGTCCCGGTCGACGCGAAAGTCGCCGCCATCTTGCGCGCGATGTGGCCCGATTTGCCCATGCCCGACACGATCACCCGGCCCTTGGCGCTCAGGATCGTATCGACCGCGCGGGCGAAACTGTCGTCGAGCCCGGCGGCCAGCTGCGCAAGGCCCTCGGCCTCCACCGCGATGACCCGGCGGGCGATGTCGAGAAAGGTGTCGGTGCTCATGGGCCCCACTCAGTGATGGAAAATGTCGATCTCGGACCAGCCGCCCAGATCGAGCCGGGCGCGCGTGGGCAGGAACTCGAAACAGGCTTGCGCCAGCTCTGTCCGCCCCTCGCGCGCCAGCATCCCGTCCAGCGCCTCTTTCAACCGGTGAAGGTACAGAACGTCCGACGCCGCATAATCCAGCTGCGCCGCCGACAGGGTCGGCGCCCCCCAGTCCGAACTTTGCTGCGCCTTGGACACATCGACGCCCAGCACCTCGCTGAGCAGCGCCTTCAACCCGTGCCGGTCCGTATAGGTGCGCACCAGTTTCGAGGCGATCTTGGTGCAATAGATCGGTGCGGTCCGCACCCCGAACGCGTTTTCCAGGGCCGCGACGTCGAACCGGGCATAGTGAAACAGCTTCAGCACCTTGGGATCGGTCAGCATCCGGGTCAGGTTCGGGGCCTCGGTCTGTCCCTGGGCGATCTGCACCATATGCGCGTCCCCGTCCCCGGACGACAGTTGTACCACGCAGAGCCGGTCACGCGCCGGCACCAACCCCATCGTTTCGGTGTCGATCGCCACAACGGGGCCGAGGTCCAGCCCGTCGGGCAGGTCATGTGAATGCAAATGATTGGTCATGGGATCCCCTCGTGAATTCGCGAAATGGCGGCGGAAGGGGAATGGTGCCCAGGAGAGGACTCGAACCTCCACGTCCATACGGACACTAGCACCTGAAGCTAGCGCGTCTACCAATTCCGCCACCTGGGCAGGTGTCGTGAGCCGGGGAGGTACATCCGGTTGCGGGGGGAGTCAACGGCCCCGTTCGTGATTTCCGGAGATTTTTCGCGCCGCTTTCGGGGCGCGGCATCCCGGTCGCGATCCGCCTGCCCAGAGGCCATCTTTGCCGTGTGCGCCGGGGGCATTGTGACCTTGCGCGCCGGGGGCATTGTGACCTTGCGCGCCGGGGGCGCGACGACCTGCGCCTTGTGGCGGTTTTGCCCGCTCGCTAAACCCTCAGACGACTCGGGATCAAGGAGCACAAGATGTCCAAACTCGTGACCATCTTTGGAGGGTCCGGCTTCGTGGGCCGCTATATCGCCCGGCGCATGGCGCAAGAGGGCTGGCGCGTACGCGTCGCGGTTCGCCGCCCGAACGAGGCCCTGTTCGTGCGCACCTATGGCGCCGTGGGGCAGGTGGAACCGATCCTGAGCAACATCCGCGACGATGCCTCTGTACAGGCCGCGGTGACCGGCGCCGATGTCGTGATCAACTGCGTCGGCATCCTGTCGGAGACCGGCAAGAACACCTTCGGCCTGGTGCAGAGCCACGGTGCTGCCCGGGTCGCGCGCCTGTCTGCCGAGGCCGGCGTCGGCCGGTTTGTGCAGATCTCCGCTATCGGGGCCGACCCTGCCGCCAAGAGCGACTATGCCCGCACCAAGGCAGAGGGCGAGCAGGCGGTGCTCCAGGCCATGCCAGAGGCCGTGATCCTGCGCCCCTCCATCGTCTTCGGGCCCGAGGACCAGTTCTTCAACCGCTTCGCCTCCATGTCGCGCCTCGGACCGATCCTGCCCGTGGTCGGCGCCGAGACGAAGTTCCAGCCGGTCTATGTGGATGACGTGGCCCGCGCAGCGGTGAAGGCGGCTCTCGGCCAGGCCAAACCCGGCATCTACGAACTGGGCGGGCCCGACGTGAACAGCTTCCGCGAGCTTATGGCGCATATGCTCTCTGTCATCGACCGCCGCCGCCTGATCGTCAACGTCCCCTTCCCGGTCGCCCATGTGATGGGCATGACCCTCGACCTGGTGCAGAAGCTCTCGCTGGGGATCATCCACAACGGCATGCTGACCCACGACCAGGTGCGCAACCTAGCCAAGGACAACGTGGTCGCTGCGGATGCCATGGGGTTCGACGATCTGGGGATCGAGCCGGTCGCGCTGGAGGCGGTGCTGCCCGAGTACCTGTGGCGCTTCCGCCCGGCGGGACAGTACGAAGAGATGAAGAAATCCGGCAAGAACCTGCGGACCTGAGGGCGCCCCGAACCGGCGCGGCTCAGATGATGTGCCAGGCCCCCGTCGCCAATGCCCAGGCCGCGATGGAGGCGTTCGCAGCCCCGTGGCTGACGATGGCGTCGGTGACATTGCCTGACCGGTAGACCAGCGCGCCGAAGACCAGCCCGGCCAGCCCCGCCGCGATCCAGCGGTCATGCAGCACCGCGAAAAGCCCCGCACTGATCACCACCGCAAGCGCCATTCGCAGCCCCTTGCCGGCGGGCGCGAGCTTCTCCAGCAGGTAGCCGCGGAACAGAAGCTCCTCGATCACCGGCACCAGCAGGCTCGTCCCGATCACCCGGGCGGTGATCCACAGCGCCAGCATCCCGCCGGTCAGCGCGCCGAAAGGCGGCGGCCCGTTCCCCGCCTCCGGACCGGTGACGATCCAAAGCACCCCGATGGCCAGCCCGGATCCGACCGCCAGCCCGTCGAGCCGCCAGGGCAGCGCGCGCAGCACGGACCAGAACAGCGCAAGTGCCGCCGCCATGGCCAGCGCCCGGAACGGGTAGAGCAGGCTGGGTGTCTCGGAAAAGGTCGACGCCAGCAGCGCCGACACCATGAAGATCGCGAAGGGCAGCACCTTGGCGGCCACCGGATCCTCGAAGAACGGCGGCAGCGGCGCGGGCGCGGTGGCAACCGCCTCGGCCCTGTTGAAGAACGCCACATGCCGCGCCACCAGGATCAGCCCCACGGATAGCGTGGTGAAGGCGAGCCAGCCCGCATGGCTGTGGAACCCGCCGATGGCCAGATCCGGTGACACCTCGTATCCGAGGCTCAGGAGTGCCGCGATCCGCACCACGTTGAAGCTCCAGCTCAGCACAATCCCGATCGGGAACAGCAGCAGCGCATGGGGGAAGGCCAGATCCCGCCGGAAGAGCAGCATGTAGACCGTCAGGAACACCGAGATCAGCGCGAAGCCTTCCACGCCGGAGCATTGCGGCCCCACCGCGACGAAGAAATTCTCC
The Dinoroseobacter shibae DFL 12 = DSM 16493 genome window above contains:
- a CDS encoding ribonuclease D; translated protein: MTNHLHSHDLPDGLDLGPVVAIDTETMGLVPARDRLCVVQLSSGDGDAHMVQIAQGQTEAPNLTRMLTDPKVLKLFHYARFDVAALENAFGVRTAPIYCTKIASKLVRTYTDRHGLKALLSEVLGVDVSKAQQSSDWGAPTLSAAQLDYAASDVLYLHRLKEALDGMLAREGRTELAQACFEFLPTRARLDLGGWSEIDIFHH
- a CDS encoding complex I NDUFA9 subunit family protein, which encodes MSKLVTIFGGSGFVGRYIARRMAQEGWRVRVAVRRPNEALFVRTYGAVGQVEPILSNIRDDASVQAAVTGADVVINCVGILSETGKNTFGLVQSHGAARVARLSAEAGVGRFVQISAIGADPAAKSDYARTKAEGEQAVLQAMPEAVILRPSIVFGPEDQFFNRFASMSRLGPILPVVGAETKFQPVYVDDVARAAVKAALGQAKPGIYELGGPDVNSFRELMAHMLSVIDRRRLIVNVPFPVAHVMGMTLDLVQKLSLGIIHNGMLTHDQVRNLAKDNVVAADAMGFDDLGIEPVALEAVLPEYLWRFRPAGQYEEMKKSGKNLRT
- a CDS encoding KpsF/GutQ family sugar-phosphate isomerase, whose protein sequence is MSTDTFLDIARRVIAVEAEGLAQLAAGLDDSFARAVDTILSAKGRVIVSGMGKSGHIARKMAATFASTGTPAHFVHPAEASHGDLGMMAAGDVVLVLSNSGETPELADLVAYTRRFRIPLIGVASNPDSTLLRQSDVALVLPKAPEACGTGIVPTTSTTMTLALGDALAVALMEHREFSPQNFRDFHPGGKLGARLSKVGDLMHRGTELPLIAEDAAMGDALLEISQKGFGVVGVTRDGLLTGVITDGDLRRHMDGLLGLAAGDVMTRDPLTITPDALAEEAVAVMNARKITCLFVVPEDGPKAPAGFLHIHDCLRAGIG
- the lptA gene encoding lipopolysaccharide transport periplasmic protein LptA, with protein sequence MVDFRRIAMCTALALGLGLPLPAPVWAQGSQVALGTARVDRDAPVEIDADSLSVNQQNGSAVFSGNVQVTQGALRLEADEVTVSYDPGSDTTASEIREVRAEGNVLMVSGPDAAESQSAVYTPASNEIRLSGDVLLSQGPVVIAGDALVVDLLTGIGEMEGRVRTVLQPE
- the xrtE gene encoding exosortase E/protease, VPEID-CTERM system, with amino-acid sequence MSTFSETPQTRSTQRLAWGVAGSLLVVELLVISLLYQHNFEFTCRDLAPDGFCAFASRIVPRTLGLLAAFGVFAMAHGALVQDTLRVPGPIRSGVSLSLAGFALALAPWFFLSDAASPALVFAGGAGWLVGAALAGIGAALILAPWPAWRGLIAQKGVLLATLLAAGLALPELSDLIQPLWRADWVTEITFQAVLWVLNAVGYGTEAYPETKIIGILGATEAENFFVAVGPQCSGVEGFALISVFLTVYMLLFRRDLAFPHALLLFPIGIVLSWSFNVVRIAALLSLGYEVSPDLAIGGFHSHAGWLAFTTLSVGLILVARHVAFFNRAEAVATAPAPLPPFFEDPVAAKVLPFAIFMVSALLASTFSETPSLLYPFRALAMAAALALFWSVLRALPWRLDGLAVGSGLAIGVLWIVTGPEAGNGPPPFGALTGGMLALWITARVIGTSLLVPVIEELLFRGYLLEKLAPAGKGLRMALAVVISAGLFAVLHDRWIAAGLAGLVFGALVYRSGNVTDAIVSHGAANASIAAWALATGAWHII